Proteins from a genomic interval of Lysobacter stagni:
- a CDS encoding family 20 glycosylhydrolase yields the protein MKPQSALHVVAALALACSLASCQRDAAPAGTASQEAAGPTGTQAMSPAQITPVIPLPAKVDTREGHYTLGAQSRIAVVGDDAQALRIAQDFATRLQQARGFTPQVGGAREGAAVVFALDPAIAPAGDEAYVLDITPQGVTVTARAPAGLFYGAVTLWQLATADGGKGEAAIAAQRIEDAPQFAWRGLMLDVARHFRTPDEVKAVIDQMALHKLNTFHWHLTDDQGWRIQINQYPKLTEIGGCRIPAGAAGKDAKGKPKPYCGFYTQDEIRDVVKYAADRFVTVVPEIDLPGHAQAAIAAYPELGVTGQKPPVSPDWGVNTWLFKPDENTLKFLENVLDEVAALFPGKYIHLGGDEAAKDQWEKSPAVQAKLRELGLKDEMQLQSWFMGQLGKYIEGKGKRMLGWDEILEGGPPADATVMSWRGTEGAIEAARAGHDVVLAPAPDLYLDHVQSDGPDETPGRLGVESLEDLYGFKVVPVQLSADQAKQVLGAQGNLWTEHQRTFDRVQRSLFPRAAALAEVTWTPDSRRDWKDFLQRMAPQMARYQATGFHAADSAFAVRFSPQPAEAGQGSLALSNQTGFGTIRFTTDGSTPTATSPEYTHPLTLPLPTTVQANAFADGRPLAATRTFVLDTHSLLARGSHALRSCKQDLMLRMEDDAPADGKDGDRTLLLADVFDPCWIYDEAPLDGIGTLQVRVGQLPHNFQLWKDASKVVTRPAKIEGGALEVRLDNCEGEPVVTLPLKPARKSPGLTTLEATLPTLAGRHDLCFTFASGEYNPMWVVDEVALLPRGPATP from the coding sequence ATGAAGCCGCAATCCGCATTGCATGTCGTGGCCGCACTGGCGCTGGCCTGCTCGCTGGCGTCGTGCCAGCGCGACGCTGCGCCCGCCGGCACCGCTTCGCAGGAAGCCGCAGGCCCGACCGGAACCCAGGCCATGTCGCCGGCACAGATCACGCCCGTGATCCCGCTGCCCGCCAAGGTCGACACGCGCGAAGGCCATTACACGCTGGGCGCGCAGTCGCGCATCGCGGTGGTGGGCGACGACGCCCAGGCGCTGCGCATCGCACAGGATTTCGCCACGCGCCTGCAGCAGGCGCGCGGATTCACCCCGCAGGTCGGCGGCGCGCGCGAAGGCGCGGCCGTGGTGTTCGCGCTGGATCCGGCCATCGCGCCGGCAGGCGACGAGGCCTACGTACTGGACATCACGCCGCAGGGCGTCACGGTCACGGCGCGCGCGCCGGCCGGTCTGTTCTACGGTGCGGTGACCTTGTGGCAGCTGGCCACCGCCGACGGCGGGAAGGGCGAAGCGGCCATTGCAGCGCAACGCATCGAGGACGCGCCGCAGTTCGCGTGGCGCGGCCTGATGCTGGACGTCGCGCGCCACTTCCGCACGCCCGACGAAGTGAAGGCCGTCATCGACCAGATGGCGCTGCACAAGCTCAACACCTTCCACTGGCACCTGACCGACGACCAGGGCTGGCGCATCCAGATCAACCAGTATCCGAAGCTGACCGAAATCGGTGGCTGCCGCATTCCCGCCGGCGCGGCCGGCAAGGATGCCAAGGGCAAGCCGAAGCCGTACTGCGGCTTCTACACGCAGGACGAAATCCGCGACGTGGTGAAGTACGCCGCCGACCGCTTCGTCACCGTGGTGCCGGAGATCGACCTCCCCGGCCACGCGCAGGCCGCCATCGCCGCGTATCCGGAGCTGGGCGTGACCGGCCAGAAGCCGCCGGTGTCGCCGGACTGGGGCGTGAACACCTGGCTGTTCAAGCCGGACGAGAACACCCTGAAGTTCCTGGAAAACGTGCTGGACGAAGTCGCCGCGCTGTTCCCCGGCAAGTACATCCACCTGGGCGGCGACGAAGCGGCCAAGGACCAGTGGGAGAAGTCGCCGGCGGTCCAGGCCAAGCTGCGCGAGCTGGGTCTGAAGGATGAGATGCAGCTGCAGAGCTGGTTCATGGGCCAGCTGGGCAAGTACATCGAAGGCAAGGGCAAGCGCATGCTGGGCTGGGACGAGATCCTGGAAGGCGGTCCGCCCGCGGACGCCACCGTGATGTCGTGGCGTGGCACCGAAGGCGCCATCGAAGCCGCGCGTGCCGGCCACGATGTCGTGCTCGCACCGGCGCCGGACCTGTACCTGGACCACGTCCAGAGCGACGGCCCGGACGAAACGCCCGGCCGGCTCGGCGTCGAATCGCTGGAGGACCTCTACGGCTTCAAGGTCGTACCGGTGCAGCTGAGCGCGGACCAGGCCAAGCAGGTGCTGGGCGCGCAGGGCAACCTGTGGACCGAACACCAGCGCACCTTCGATCGCGTGCAGCGTTCGCTGTTCCCGCGCGCCGCCGCGCTGGCCGAAGTGACCTGGACGCCCGATTCGCGCCGCGACTGGAAGGATTTCCTCCAGCGCATGGCGCCGCAGATGGCGCGTTATCAGGCCACCGGCTTCCATGCGGCCGACAGCGCCTTCGCCGTTCGCTTCTCGCCGCAGCCGGCCGAGGCGGGCCAGGGATCGCTGGCGCTGTCCAACCAGACCGGCTTCGGCACGATCCGCTTCACCACCGACGGCAGCACGCCAACCGCGACTTCGCCGGAGTACACGCATCCGCTCACGCTGCCGCTGCCGACCACGGTGCAGGCCAATGCCTTCGCCGACGGAAGACCGCTGGCGGCCACGCGCACGTTCGTGCTCGATACCCACAGCCTGCTGGCGCGCGGCAGCCACGCGCTGCGCTCGTGCAAGCAGGACCTGATGCTGCGTATGGAAGACGACGCCCCGGCCGACGGCAAGGACGGCGACCGCACCCTCCTGCTCGCCGACGTGTTCGATCCGTGCTGGATCTACGACGAGGCGCCGCTGGACGGCATCGGCACCCTGCAGGTGCGCGTGGGCCAGCTGCCGCACAACTTCCAGCTGTGGAAGGACGCCAGCAAGGTGGTGACGCGCCCGGCGAAGATCGAAGGCGGCGCGCTGGAAGTGCGCCTGGACAACTGCGAAGGCGAGCCGGTCGTCACCCTGCCGCTCAAGCCCGCGCGCAAGTCGCCCGGTCTGACCACGCTGGAGGCCACGCTGCCGACCCTGGCCGGCCGCCACGACCTGTGCTTCACCTTCGCCTCGGGCGAGTACAACCCGATGTGGGTCGTGGACGAAGTGGCCCTCCTGCCGCGGGGACCGGCGACGCCGTGA
- a CDS encoding LacI family DNA-binding transcriptional regulator, translating to MSKPHETASRRPTIKDVAERAEVSLKTVSRVINDEPSVQTSTRERVRQAIAELGYQPDPSARSLRSAQPYALGLVYDNPNPYYVIAVQAGVLSVCRETGYGLQIHPCDSSSKNLASELIDLVQHSRLAGLVLAPPMSERNELVTELVAHGVRLVRIVSAAADPQDGSACVYVDDRDAAYDITEHLIQLGHSRIGFLWGGKSHGSSWERYKGYEDALREYGIALDPELVVEGDYSFDDGFRGARRLLALPDRPTAIFGSNDEIAAGVLAAAKSSGMNVPYDLSIAGFEDSPFSKQSWPALTTAKQATQDIARHAAHRLLQEIREHPARELPNEGFSPELVVRGSTAPPRPKT from the coding sequence ATGTCGAAACCACACGAAACCGCGTCGCGCAGACCCACCATCAAGGACGTCGCCGAGCGAGCCGAAGTCTCGCTGAAGACCGTCTCGCGCGTGATAAACGACGAGCCCAGCGTGCAGACCAGCACGCGCGAGCGCGTGCGCCAGGCCATCGCCGAGCTGGGCTACCAGCCCGATCCGTCGGCACGCAGCCTGCGCAGCGCGCAGCCCTACGCGCTGGGTCTGGTCTACGACAACCCGAACCCCTACTACGTCATCGCGGTGCAGGCCGGCGTGCTGTCGGTGTGCCGCGAGACCGGCTACGGCCTGCAGATCCACCCCTGCGATTCGTCGTCGAAGAACCTGGCTTCCGAGCTGATCGACCTGGTGCAGCACTCGCGCCTGGCAGGCCTGGTGCTGGCGCCGCCGATGTCCGAGCGCAACGAACTGGTGACCGAGCTGGTCGCGCACGGCGTGCGGCTGGTGCGCATCGTCTCCGCAGCCGCGGACCCGCAGGACGGCAGCGCCTGTGTATACGTGGACGACCGCGACGCCGCCTACGACATCACCGAGCACCTGATCCAGCTGGGCCACAGCCGCATCGGCTTCCTCTGGGGCGGCAAGTCGCACGGGTCCTCGTGGGAGCGCTACAAGGGCTACGAGGACGCGCTGCGCGAATACGGCATCGCGCTCGATCCGGAGCTGGTGGTCGAAGGCGATTACTCCTTCGACGACGGCTTCCGCGGCGCGCGACGCCTGCTGGCCCTGCCCGACCGCCCCACCGCGATCTTCGGCAGCAACGACGAGATCGCCGCCGGCGTGCTCGCCGCGGCCAAGTCCAGCGGCATGAACGTGCCCTACGACCTGTCCATCGCCGGCTTCGAGGACAGCCCGTTCTCCAAGCAGAGCTGGCCGGCACTGACCACGGCCAAGCAGGCCACGCAGGACATCGCGCGCCACGCAGCACACCGGCTGCTGCAGGAAATCCGCGAACATCCGGCGCGCGAACTGCCCAACGAGGGTTTCAGCCCCGAGCTGGTCGTGCGCGGTTCAACCGCGCCGCCACGCCCGAAGACCTGA
- a CDS encoding TonB-dependent receptor: MKLRKTMLSASIVAALGFAGSAVAQETATVAQSSAAAQDAKDLDTVVVVGIRASQEKSLDTKRNAGSHIEVVTAEDVGKLPAHNVADTLQRLPGVSTSSSSANEGGFDENDRISLRGTSPSLTQTLVNGHTIGSADWFILSQVETVGRSVSYSLLPSEIVSQAVVHKTSEAKFVEGGSAGSVNVITRKPLEFANQISAEGSIGAVYSDLPGTTKPQLSGLFNYKNDANTFGFMAQAFYQERELRRDGQEIVGGFSTISATDPVAATNPDLIGVKYPSLPGSVYFTQTRERMGGLIELQAKPSDDLTLGLSAFYSDMDAANYNRNYMLWTGNFVPNQAPLPGYVVQNGVLVKADYAAAPSAPGYGIYDMISRPESAAKTGYVTFDAAWDISDKVSMKGQVGTTKGTGSTPTQNIAEVVTGRSGGGWQVRGTDNTVNWYLNNPSGPTTDGFGTWGIQYYDVIDKEDWMTGDFTWFGNGTLSSVDFGARYADHTREVNSPFGSDPGDIAGALAGAPVGSYPGDFGTGLGGSFPTNVWYFTQGALENAVNNNSTVRKDGARHNYGSEFNINEENLALYVQGNFEGDNWTANAGLRYVDIDQDIKYYRGLAGTAVTPDVSSLFGDFQRVRDQNSHSKVLPSANFRYNINEDLVLRLAASQTMTMPDYSALAGAVSLSNLTHTGTSGNSDLDPIVSTNFDASLEWYFVERGLLSLSLFSMDLDNYVKYGTETRAYVNDQNGMIENYEVTLPINSDGKVRGAEVSYEQPFGDYFGVQANYTYTDAEADGGDPLVGASKNTWNLSAYFENDQFNARIGYTFRSSFYHGMLRANQYFQDDFGTLSASVGWKATDWMSITLDALNLNDPTLNYFVADGAPQAFYNNGRQYYLNFRFKY; the protein is encoded by the coding sequence ATGAAGCTTCGCAAGACCATGCTATCGGCCAGTATCGTCGCGGCCCTCGGCTTTGCCGGGTCGGCTGTGGCGCAGGAAACCGCCACCGTCGCGCAGTCCTCGGCAGCCGCCCAGGACGCCAAGGACCTCGACACCGTCGTCGTGGTGGGTATCCGCGCCAGCCAGGAAAAGTCGCTGGACACCAAGCGCAACGCGGGGTCCCACATCGAAGTGGTGACCGCCGAAGACGTGGGCAAGCTGCCGGCGCATAACGTCGCCGACACGCTGCAGCGCCTGCCGGGCGTGAGCACCAGCTCCTCCAGCGCCAACGAGGGTGGCTTCGACGAGAACGACCGCATCAGCCTGCGCGGCACCAGCCCCAGCCTGACGCAGACCCTGGTCAACGGCCACACCATCGGCAGCGCCGACTGGTTCATCCTCAGCCAGGTCGAGACCGTCGGCCGCAGCGTCAGCTACTCGCTGCTGCCTTCGGAAATCGTCAGCCAGGCGGTGGTCCACAAGACCTCCGAGGCCAAGTTCGTCGAAGGCGGCAGCGCCGGCTCGGTGAACGTGATCACCCGCAAGCCGCTGGAGTTCGCCAACCAGATCTCGGCCGAAGGCTCGATCGGCGCGGTCTACTCCGACCTGCCGGGCACGACCAAGCCGCAGCTCAGCGGTCTGTTCAACTACAAGAACGACGCCAACACCTTCGGCTTCATGGCGCAGGCGTTCTACCAGGAACGCGAGCTGCGTCGCGACGGCCAGGAAATCGTCGGTGGTTTCTCGACCATCTCGGCGACCGATCCGGTCGCGGCGACCAACCCGGACCTGATCGGCGTGAAGTACCCCAGCCTGCCGGGCTCGGTGTACTTCACCCAGACGCGTGAGCGCATGGGCGGCCTGATCGAATTGCAGGCCAAGCCCAGCGACGACCTCACCCTGGGCCTGAGCGCCTTCTACTCCGACATGGATGCGGCGAACTACAACCGCAACTACATGCTGTGGACCGGCAACTTCGTGCCCAACCAGGCACCGCTGCCGGGCTATGTCGTGCAGAACGGCGTGCTGGTGAAGGCCGATTACGCCGCCGCGCCGAGCGCGCCGGGCTACGGCATCTACGACATGATCTCGCGTCCGGAATCGGCCGCGAAGACCGGTTACGTCACCTTCGATGCCGCCTGGGACATCAGCGACAAGGTCTCGATGAAGGGCCAGGTCGGCACGACCAAGGGCACCGGTTCGACCCCGACGCAGAACATCGCCGAGGTCGTCACGGGCCGCAGCGGCGGCGGTTGGCAGGTGCGCGGCACCGACAACACCGTCAACTGGTACCTCAACAACCCGTCCGGCCCGACCACCGATGGCTTCGGCACCTGGGGCATCCAGTACTACGACGTCATCGACAAGGAAGACTGGATGACGGGCGACTTCACCTGGTTCGGCAACGGCACGCTGTCCTCGGTGGACTTCGGCGCGCGCTACGCCGACCACACCCGTGAGGTGAACAGCCCGTTCGGTTCCGATCCGGGCGACATCGCCGGCGCGCTGGCCGGGGCTCCGGTCGGTTCCTATCCGGGCGACTTCGGCACCGGCCTGGGCGGCAGCTTCCCGACCAACGTCTGGTACTTCACGCAGGGTGCGCTGGAGAACGCGGTCAACAACAACTCCACCGTCCGCAAGGACGGCGCGCGCCACAACTACGGCAGCGAGTTCAACATCAACGAAGAGAACCTGGCGCTGTACGTGCAGGGCAACTTCGAGGGTGACAACTGGACCGCCAACGCCGGCCTGCGCTACGTCGACATCGACCAGGACATCAAGTACTACCGTGGCCTGGCCGGTACGGCCGTCACGCCGGACGTGAGCAGCCTGTTCGGCGACTTCCAGCGCGTGCGCGACCAGAACTCGCACAGCAAGGTCCTGCCCAGCGCGAACTTCCGCTACAACATCAACGAAGACCTGGTGCTGCGCCTGGCGGCGTCGCAGACGATGACGATGCCCGACTACTCGGCCCTGGCCGGTGCGGTGTCGCTGTCGAACCTGACCCACACCGGTACGTCGGGTAACTCGGACCTGGATCCGATCGTCTCGACCAACTTCGATGCGTCGCTGGAGTGGTACTTCGTCGAGCGCGGCCTGCTCTCGCTCAGCCTGTTCTCGATGGATCTGGACAACTACGTCAAGTACGGCACCGAGACCCGTGCCTACGTGAACGACCAGAACGGCATGATCGAGAACTACGAGGTCACGCTGCCGATCAACAGCGACGGCAAGGTCCGTGGCGCCGAAGTCTCGTACGAGCAGCCCTTCGGCGACTACTTCGGCGTGCAGGCGAACTACACCTACACCGATGCCGAAGCCGATGGCGGCGACCCGCTGGTGGGTGCCTCGAAGAACACCTGGAACCTGTCGGCGTACTTCGAGAACGACCAGTTCAACGCCCGCATCGGTTACACGTTCCGCTCGTCGTTCTACCACGGCATGCTGCGCGCCAATCAGTACTTCCAGGACGACTTCGGCACGCTGTCGGCCTCGGTCGGCTGGAAGGCGACCGACTGGATGTCGATCACCCTGGACGCGCTCAACCTGAACGACCCGACGCTGAACTACTTCGTGGCCGACGGCGCCCCGCAGGCGTTCTACAACAACGGTCGCCAGTACTATCTGAACTTCCGCTTCAAGTACTGA
- the eda gene encoding bifunctional 4-hydroxy-2-oxoglutarate aldolase/2-dehydro-3-deoxy-phosphogluconate aldolase produces MGLLESVLHVAPVMPVVVIEDARHAVSLARALVAGGIPAIEITLRTRAALDAVRAIANEVDGAIVGVGTVRKPQDLVDARQAGARFAVSPGSTPDLIAAAKDQPLPWLPGAATASEAMTLSEHGFIFQKFFPAEAAGGAPALRSLHGPLPEIRFCATGGIGAHNARDYLATPNVACVGGSWITPSRLVAAEEWGAIEALARAATLLRA; encoded by the coding sequence GTGGGCCTGCTGGAATCCGTACTGCACGTCGCGCCGGTGATGCCGGTGGTGGTGATCGAAGACGCAAGGCACGCCGTGTCGCTCGCGCGCGCGCTGGTCGCCGGCGGCATTCCCGCCATCGAGATCACGCTGCGTACGCGTGCTGCGCTGGATGCGGTACGTGCGATCGCCAACGAGGTCGACGGTGCGATCGTCGGCGTGGGCACCGTGCGCAAGCCGCAGGACCTGGTCGACGCACGCCAGGCAGGCGCGCGCTTCGCCGTGTCGCCGGGTTCGACGCCGGACCTGATCGCAGCCGCCAAGGACCAGCCGCTGCCGTGGCTGCCGGGCGCTGCCACCGCGAGCGAGGCGATGACGTTGTCCGAGCACGGCTTCATCTTCCAGAAGTTCTTCCCCGCCGAAGCCGCCGGTGGCGCCCCGGCCCTGCGTTCGCTGCACGGCCCGCTGCCGGAGATCCGCTTCTGCGCGACCGGCGGCATCGGCGCGCACAACGCCCGCGATTACCTAGCCACGCCGAATGTCGCCTGCGTGGGCGGTTCGTGGATCACGCCCTCGCGCCTGGTCGCGGCGGAAGAGTGGGGCGCCATCGAAGCGCTGGCACGCGCGGCGACGCTGCTGCGCGCTTGA
- a CDS encoding glucokinase, with protein sequence MQPETRFIAADVGGTHTRVGLVRAGGAGESAVVVLAHRKYVCADYPSLAAILSDFMSGNAACAGIDRVAIASAGVVLDDVVINANLPWRISLVELRTDLRLSELHFINDFQAAAHAAQCMDPADSLLLTPGVSAGARGPVLVVGPGTGLGAAVRIPHRGGTVVLPTEAGHTAFAPGNAREVAILQWVRERGMTHVPTERFVSGPGLVNLYDAICAIDGLEPALRAPAAITEAARRGDASAREAVLTFCALLGSVIGDLVIVSSAKAVFIAGGILPQLKDFLPHSAFHARLLDKGVMHAALERVPVRLIENERLGVIGAASWYLEHLSQEYGA encoded by the coding sequence ATGCAACCGGAAACGCGCTTCATCGCCGCCGACGTGGGCGGCACGCATACGCGTGTCGGCCTGGTCCGCGCCGGTGGCGCCGGCGAGTCGGCGGTCGTGGTGCTGGCGCATCGCAAGTACGTCTGCGCCGATTACCCCAGCCTGGCGGCCATCCTGTCCGACTTCATGTCCGGCAACGCCGCCTGCGCGGGCATCGACCGCGTGGCCATCGCCAGTGCCGGCGTCGTGCTGGACGACGTGGTCATCAATGCCAACCTGCCGTGGCGCATCTCGCTGGTGGAACTGCGCACCGACCTGCGCCTGAGCGAGCTGCACTTCATCAATGATTTCCAGGCCGCCGCCCATGCCGCGCAGTGCATGGACCCGGCCGATTCGCTGCTGCTGACGCCGGGCGTCAGCGCCGGCGCGCGCGGTCCCGTACTGGTCGTCGGCCCGGGCACCGGGCTGGGCGCTGCGGTACGCATTCCCCATCGCGGCGGCACCGTGGTGCTTCCGACCGAGGCCGGTCATACCGCCTTCGCGCCGGGCAACGCGCGTGAAGTCGCGATCCTGCAGTGGGTCCGCGAACGCGGAATGACCCACGTGCCCACCGAACGTTTCGTGTCCGGTCCGGGCCTGGTGAACCTCTACGACGCGATCTGCGCCATCGACGGTCTCGAGCCGGCGCTGCGCGCGCCCGCCGCGATCACCGAAGCCGCGCGTCGCGGCGACGCCTCCGCGCGCGAAGCGGTGCTCACGTTCTGCGCACTGCTGGGCAGCGTGATCGGCGACCTGGTCATCGTCAGCAGCGCCAAGGCGGTGTTCATCGCCGGCGGCATCCTGCCGCAACTGAAGGATTTCCTGCCGCACAGCGCGTTCCATGCGCGTCTGCTGGACAAGGGCGTGATGCACGCCGCGCTGGAACGCGTGCCGGTGCGCCTGATCGAGAACGAGCGCCTGGGCGTGATCGGCGCCGCCAGCTGGTACCTGGAACACCTGTCGCAGGAATACGGCGCGTAG
- a CDS encoding flavohemoglobin expression-modulating QEGLA motif protein: MNATAELASPEQTLAILQDPAIARLLEQDRKLVALGRKVCVLKAIGWPSDMEDRFLAQWRAGQPELPSPQTTPVDLGTTIESLRALMQEIDRRHPVGRWLYKTAWSYCVAAHMLQAIGTPEFTRCSALLYGRPDYRYRSQDVTNVDSAREVLTITDDLIDSRRLPEVPSDIPADEFAQRLRERIGPFFSHDDVKVVLDPELSSKATAGSRRISLRATAMFSERDLNQLVEHEAFIHTATLLNGMHQPHLHSLGVGAPRTTRVQEGLATFSEIVTGALDIARLRRIALRVVMVKQALDGADFIEVFKGFLEAGQNEVESYRSASRIFRGGDVRGSVCFTKDGAYLEGVMIVHVFVRKALQEGRGELLPMLFAGRLTTADVIELAPFRENGLIAPPMYVPPWARDPQRVLATMAFSTATQRLRLDRLDLQRFVEFEDEVIEESGIN, from the coding sequence ATGAACGCCACCGCGGAACTCGCGTCCCCCGAGCAGACCCTGGCGATCCTCCAGGATCCGGCCATCGCGCGGCTGCTGGAACAGGATCGAAAACTCGTCGCCCTCGGCCGCAAGGTCTGCGTGCTCAAGGCCATCGGCTGGCCGAGCGACATGGAGGATCGCTTCCTCGCGCAATGGCGCGCCGGGCAACCGGAGCTGCCCAGCCCGCAGACCACGCCGGTGGACCTGGGCACGACCATCGAAAGCCTGCGCGCGCTGATGCAGGAGATCGACCGGCGCCATCCCGTCGGACGCTGGCTCTACAAGACCGCCTGGAGCTACTGCGTCGCCGCGCACATGCTGCAGGCCATCGGAACGCCGGAGTTCACGCGCTGCTCCGCCCTGCTCTACGGCCGGCCGGACTACCGCTATCGCAGCCAGGACGTCACCAACGTCGACAGCGCGCGCGAAGTGCTGACCATCACCGATGACCTGATCGACAGCCGCCGCCTGCCGGAGGTGCCGTCCGACATTCCCGCCGACGAGTTCGCACAGCGGCTTCGCGAACGCATCGGCCCGTTCTTCAGCCACGACGACGTGAAGGTGGTGCTGGACCCGGAACTGTCGTCCAAGGCCACCGCCGGCAGCCGCCGCATCAGCCTGCGCGCCACGGCGATGTTCTCCGAACGCGACCTCAACCAGCTCGTCGAGCACGAAGCTTTCATCCACACCGCCACGCTGCTCAACGGCATGCATCAGCCGCACCTGCATTCGCTTGGCGTGGGCGCGCCGCGCACGACGCGCGTGCAGGAAGGCCTGGCGACCTTCTCCGAGATCGTCACCGGCGCACTCGACATCGCGCGGTTGCGGCGCATCGCACTGCGCGTGGTGATGGTGAAGCAGGCGCTGGACGGAGCCGACTTCATCGAGGTGTTCAAGGGCTTTCTCGAAGCCGGGCAGAATGAGGTCGAAAGCTATCGCAGCGCCTCGCGTATCTTCCGCGGCGGCGATGTGCGAGGCAGCGTGTGCTTCACCAAGGACGGCGCGTACCTGGAAGGCGTGATGATCGTGCACGTGTTCGTGCGCAAGGCGCTGCAGGAAGGGCGCGGGGAACTGTTGCCGATGCTGTTCGCCGGGCGCCTGACCACCGCCGACGTCATCGAACTCGCCCCGTTCCGCGAGAACGGCCTGATCGCGCCACCGATGTACGTACCGCCCTGGGCGCGCGACCCGCAGCGCGTGCTGGCGACCATGGCCTTCTCCACCGCCACCCAGCGCCTGCGCCTGGACCGCCTGGACCTGCAGCGCTTCGTCGAATTCGAGGACGAGGTGATCGAGGAATCCGGCATCAACTGA
- a CDS encoding sugar MFS transporter: MSTSTPAASRSHYGSIAIIGALFFIFGFVTWLNGPLISFAKLAFNVSESLAFLIPFAFYISYFVLALPSSLILKKTGMKKGMALGLFLMAVGAVVFGQYTTARVYGGAVTGIFVIGAGLAILQTASNPYISILGPIEGAAQRIAVMGICNKVAGILAPLVIGTLVMHGMGDLSAQVANADAATKEQLLNEFASRIHDPYMFMAGLLALLAVGIVFSPLPEIRPEEVNADDGARGSRKTSLFQFPHVWLGALCIFVYVGVEVMAGDAIGTYGQGFGLPLDSTKFFTSFTLFGMLAGYVVGLIAIPRFISQERYLTLSAVLGVVLTLGAFLTKGYASVGFVAALGFAHAMMWPAIFPLAIQGLGRFTEYGSALLIMGIAGGAVLPQMFVHLKQVYDFQLVFLVLMVPCYLYILFFALRGHAIGHGVAGVPAAQNG; the protein is encoded by the coding sequence ATGTCCACGTCCACGCCTGCCGCCTCGCGCAGCCACTACGGATCCATCGCGATCATCGGCGCGCTGTTCTTCATCTTCGGCTTCGTCACCTGGCTCAACGGCCCGCTGATCTCGTTCGCCAAGCTCGCCTTCAACGTGAGCGAATCGCTGGCGTTCCTGATTCCGTTCGCCTTCTACATTTCGTACTTCGTGCTGGCGCTGCCGTCCTCGCTGATCCTCAAGAAGACCGGCATGAAGAAGGGCATGGCGCTGGGCCTGTTCCTGATGGCGGTGGGCGCGGTGGTGTTCGGCCAGTACACGACCGCCCGCGTCTACGGCGGCGCGGTGACCGGCATCTTCGTGATCGGCGCAGGCCTGGCGATCCTGCAGACGGCGTCCAATCCCTACATCAGCATCCTCGGCCCGATCGAAGGCGCGGCGCAGCGCATCGCGGTGATGGGCATCTGCAACAAGGTCGCCGGCATCCTGGCGCCGCTGGTCATCGGCACGCTGGTCATGCATGGCATGGGCGACCTCTCGGCGCAGGTGGCCAACGCCGACGCAGCGACGAAGGAGCAGCTGCTCAACGAGTTCGCCTCGCGCATCCACGACCCGTACATGTTCATGGCGGGCCTGCTGGCGCTGCTGGCGGTGGGCATCGTGTTCTCGCCGCTGCCGGAAATCCGCCCGGAAGAAGTCAACGCCGACGACGGCGCGCGCGGCAGCCGCAAGACCAGCCTGTTCCAGTTTCCGCACGTATGGCTGGGTGCGCTGTGCATCTTCGTCTACGTGGGCGTGGAGGTGATGGCGGGCGATGCCATCGGCACCTACGGGCAGGGTTTCGGCCTGCCGCTGGACAGCACCAAGTTCTTCACCTCGTTCACGCTGTTCGGCATGCTCGCCGGCTACGTGGTGGGGCTGATCGCCATCCCGCGCTTCATCTCGCAGGAACGCTACCTCACCCTGTCGGCGGTGCTCGGCGTGGTGCTCACGCTGGGCGCGTTCCTCACCAAGGGCTATGCCTCGGTGGGCTTCGTCGCCGCGCTGGGCTTCGCGCACGCGATGATGTGGCCGGCGATCTTCCCGCTGGCAATCCAGGGCCTGGGCCGCTTCACCGAGTACGGTTCGGCGCTGCTGATCATGGGCATCGCCGGCGGCGCGGTGCTTCCGCAGATGTTCGTGCACCTCAAGCAGGTGTACGACTTCCAGCTGGTGTTCCTGGTGCTGATGGTGCCCTGCTACCTGTACATCCTGTTCTTCGCGCTGCGCGGCCACGCCATCGGCCACGGCGTGGCCGGGGTACCGGCAGCGCAGAACGGATGA